The Lacipirellula parvula genome window below encodes:
- the hisH gene encoding imidazole glycerol phosphate synthase subunit HisH yields the protein MIAIIDYQMGNLRSVQKAFERVGHAAAITADPQVLERADHIVLPGVGAFADAIAEIRRRELVEPILGAINSGKPFLGICLGLQMLFDVGYEDGVHEGLGVIPGEVRRFDVPAEYKVPHMGWNHVAQRRPAPIFKGIDDNAHFYFVHSYYVVPKDEGVIAGEASYPNPFCAAIWRDNLFATQFHPEKSQGVGLQMLKNFAEL from the coding sequence ATGATTGCCATCATCGACTACCAAATGGGGAACCTCCGCAGCGTTCAAAAGGCGTTTGAACGCGTCGGGCATGCGGCCGCGATCACCGCCGATCCGCAGGTGTTGGAGCGGGCCGACCACATTGTGCTTCCCGGCGTCGGCGCGTTTGCCGATGCGATCGCCGAGATTCGCCGCCGTGAGTTGGTCGAACCGATTCTGGGGGCGATCAACTCGGGCAAGCCGTTTCTGGGCATTTGCCTCGGGCTGCAGATGCTGTTCGACGTCGGCTACGAAGACGGCGTCCACGAAGGGCTCGGCGTCATCCCCGGCGAGGTCCGCCGTTTCGACGTCCCGGCCGAGTACAAAGTCCCCCACATGGGGTGGAACCACGTCGCCCAACGCCGCCCGGCGCCGATCTTCAAAGGGATCGACGACAACGCCCACTTTTACTTTGTGCACTCGTACTACGTTGTGCCGAAGGACGAAGGAGTGATCGCCGGCGAGGCGTCGTACCCGAACCCGTTCTGCGCCGCGATATGGCGCGACAACCTCTTCGCCACGCAATTCCACCCGGAGAAGAGTCAGGGCGTGGGACTACAGATGCTGAAGAACTTTGCTGAACTCTGA
- a CDS encoding type I phosphomannose isomerase catalytic subunit, which translates to MTPRCDYLLRFEPLFRRYLWGGRRLGTMLGKVIGAGDDYAESWEIVDHGADQSVILNGPLAGWTLGELVREQPTALLGGGVSTESFPLLFKFLDCNRTLSVQVHPNDEQGAQLEPPDLGKTEAWVVIAADPGSKIYAGLKPGVTAEQLAAAIAAGHCETCLHEFEARVGDCVFIPAGTVHALGAGLVIAEIQQASDTTFRLHDWNRVDAAGNPRQLHVHESLATIDYTRGAVAPQHPAAQEAGRERLVECDKFLLDRVSIAAGSDAALGGGDSFHLLAVLAGAVEVSAGGHKEVLKAGETALLPAAVETATVFAREDALLLDISLPG; encoded by the coding sequence ATGACTCCCCGCTGCGACTATTTGCTCCGGTTCGAGCCCCTTTTCCGCCGTTACTTGTGGGGAGGACGCCGACTCGGAACGATGCTCGGCAAGGTGATTGGCGCTGGGGACGACTATGCCGAAAGTTGGGAAATTGTCGATCACGGCGCCGACCAGAGCGTGATCCTCAACGGCCCGCTGGCGGGGTGGACATTGGGCGAGTTGGTGCGCGAGCAGCCCACAGCCCTTCTTGGGGGCGGCGTCTCGACGGAGAGCTTTCCGCTGCTGTTTAAGTTTCTCGACTGCAACCGCACGCTGTCGGTGCAGGTCCATCCAAACGACGAGCAAGGCGCCCAGCTCGAACCTCCTGACCTTGGCAAGACCGAAGCGTGGGTCGTCATCGCCGCCGATCCCGGCAGCAAGATTTACGCAGGACTGAAGCCGGGCGTCACGGCGGAACAACTAGCGGCTGCGATCGCCGCCGGCCACTGCGAAACCTGCCTTCACGAGTTCGAGGCCCGCGTCGGCGACTGCGTCTTCATTCCGGCGGGAACGGTCCACGCGCTCGGCGCGGGGCTGGTGATCGCAGAGATCCAGCAGGCGAGCGACACGACGTTCCGCCTCCACGATTGGAACCGCGTCGACGCCGCCGGCAACCCACGGCAACTGCACGTCCACGAATCGCTCGCGACGATCGACTACACGCGCGGGGCCGTGGCGCCGCAGCACCCTGCGGCTCAGGAAGCGGGACGGGAGCGGCTCGTTGAGTGCGACAAGTTTCTGCTCGACCGAGTGTCGATTGCCGCCGGATCGGACGCGGCGCTAGGCGGCGGCGATTCGTTTCACTTGCTGGCAGTTCTCGCGGGAGCAGTCGAAGTCAGCGCTGGCGGTCACAAGGAAGTTCTGAAAGCAGGCGAAACGGCGCTCCTGCCCGCAGCGGTGGAAACTGCCACGGTGTTCGCCCGAGAAGATGCGTTGCTGCTTGATATCTCGCTCCCCGGTTAG
- a CDS encoding SDR family NAD(P)-dependent oxidoreductase, whose product MSYWQDKVCVVAGGSAGLGLAIGRALAKRNARVVLIGRRQDALDAAAGELQRAGGNVTPIAGDMAWQEDVDRVAAEVTEKFGRVEMLCNCAGRSTRGKVLDAAPEDFQQLFEANFYTMVRATRAFAPLLLKSRGHLVNIGSLASKVAPRYTGAYPASKFAIAAYTQQLRLELGDQGVHAMLVCPGPFTREDNGKRYAADGVGVPAAAQAPGAGAHLKTLDPDYVAERILKACEQRRADLVIPAKVRILCALSQLSASWGDWLLTRSTK is encoded by the coding sequence ATGTCGTATTGGCAAGACAAAGTCTGCGTCGTTGCCGGCGGATCTGCCGGTTTGGGGCTGGCGATTGGCCGCGCCTTAGCAAAACGTAATGCTCGCGTGGTGCTCATCGGCCGTCGGCAAGACGCGCTCGACGCCGCGGCAGGCGAGTTGCAACGCGCCGGCGGCAACGTTACTCCGATTGCCGGCGACATGGCCTGGCAGGAAGACGTCGACCGCGTCGCCGCTGAGGTGACGGAAAAGTTCGGTCGCGTTGAGATGCTTTGCAACTGCGCGGGCCGCTCGACCCGCGGCAAGGTGCTCGATGCCGCGCCTGAAGATTTTCAACAATTGTTCGAAGCGAACTTCTACACGATGGTTCGCGCGACGCGCGCCTTCGCGCCGCTGTTGCTCAAGAGCCGCGGCCACCTAGTGAACATTGGCTCGCTCGCCAGCAAGGTGGCGCCCCGTTACACCGGCGCTTACCCGGCGAGCAAGTTCGCTATCGCCGCCTACACGCAGCAGTTGCGATTGGAACTCGGTGACCAGGGCGTCCACGCGATGCTCGTCTGCCCGGGGCCGTTCACCCGCGAAGACAACGGCAAGCGATACGCCGCCGACGGCGTCGGCGTGCCAGCCGCGGCCCAAGCGCCGGGGGCGGGCGCGCATTTGAAGACGCTCGATCCCGACTACGTTGCGGAACGAATTTTGAAGGCTTGCGAACAGCGCCGCGCCGATTTGGTGATCCCCGCGAAGGTCCGCATCCTCTGCGCGCTCAGCCAACTCTCCGCCAGTTGGGGCGATTGGCTGCTCACGCGTTCCACCAAATAG
- the hisA gene encoding 1-(5-phosphoribosyl)-5-[(5-phosphoribosylamino)methylideneamino]imidazole-4-carboxamide isomerase, translating into MQVWPAIDLLGGRCVRLQQGDYARETVFSDDPASVAAGFERDGAKHLHLVDLDGARSGKPMNLDAVRKILATVDMECELGGGIRDEATIESLLDLGLSRVVLGTSALKQPEWFRDMVAKYPGKLVLGLDARDGFVATHGWLETSSVQAVEFVQLFANDPLAAIIYTDIATDGMLQGPNVAAMSEMQAAVKLPVVASGGVTTAQDVADLAAAGLHSAIIGRALYAGTLTLKDALIASKTPVAGAT; encoded by the coding sequence ATGCAGGTTTGGCCCGCGATTGATCTGTTAGGGGGCCGCTGCGTTCGGCTGCAGCAGGGCGATTACGCCCGCGAGACGGTTTTCTCCGACGACCCGGCGAGCGTTGCCGCGGGCTTTGAGCGCGATGGCGCCAAGCATCTTCACCTCGTCGATCTCGACGGCGCCCGCTCGGGCAAGCCGATGAATCTCGACGCGGTCCGCAAGATCCTCGCCACGGTCGACATGGAGTGCGAACTCGGCGGCGGCATCCGCGACGAAGCGACGATCGAGTCGCTGCTCGATCTCGGCCTGTCGCGCGTGGTTCTCGGCACCTCGGCGCTCAAGCAGCCCGAGTGGTTTCGCGACATGGTCGCCAAGTACCCTGGCAAGCTCGTGTTGGGGCTCGACGCCCGCGACGGCTTCGTCGCTACGCACGGTTGGCTGGAAACGAGCAGCGTCCAAGCGGTGGAATTCGTGCAACTCTTTGCGAACGACCCGCTCGCTGCCATCATTTATACAGACATCGCGACCGACGGCATGCTGCAAGGCCCGAACGTCGCGGCGATGAGCGAGATGCAGGCCGCGGTAAAGCTGCCGGTGGTCGCCTCAGGCGGCGTCACGACGGCGCAAGACGTCGCCGACCTCGCCGCCGCGGGCCTCCACAGCGCCATCATCGGCCGCGCGCTATACGCCGGCACGCTGACGCTGAAAGATGCCCTAATCGCGTCGAAAACGCCAGTTGCTGGTGCGACGTAG
- a CDS encoding S1 family peptidase, whose translation MLRPIAMLAMAWLTLSASALANSLGAPQAIEPGAFTPVGSPRSAVDFTSQQPHPAVARIVVPEGDATSYGSGTLVDVRDQYGLVVTNWHVVRDGNGEVEVIFPDGFRSKARPLKVDADWDLAALVIWRPNAAPVKLAATAPQAGEQLTICGYGSGNYRAATGRCTQYYAPAENLPQHMVELDVEARQGDSGGPIFNSRGELAGVLFGAGQGTTLGSFGGRVEHFLASLAPNIGTGTQGAAAIAHAEPPQSQLEADNINRGASAMLVGMHSPSRGADASAMKHSHSSEAESAFSFAATTSHGDWQAVDEHSAAGATLPAATNATMMHVADGGAVRGGGFSWFESTKNLLALVGIAAIVVQSLRLIR comes from the coding sequence ATGCTACGGCCTATCGCCATGCTCGCGATGGCGTGGTTGACGCTGTCTGCATCGGCGCTGGCGAACTCACTCGGTGCGCCACAGGCGATTGAACCAGGCGCCTTTACGCCCGTGGGCTCGCCGCGGTCGGCGGTCGACTTCACTAGTCAGCAGCCACACCCGGCCGTGGCACGGATCGTCGTCCCGGAAGGAGATGCGACCTCGTACGGCAGCGGTACGCTCGTCGATGTCCGCGATCAATACGGACTGGTCGTCACCAACTGGCACGTCGTCCGCGACGGCAATGGGGAAGTGGAAGTCATCTTCCCCGACGGGTTCCGCTCGAAGGCGCGGCCGCTCAAGGTCGATGCCGATTGGGATCTGGCGGCGCTCGTCATCTGGCGACCGAACGCAGCGCCGGTAAAGCTGGCCGCCACGGCGCCGCAAGCGGGCGAGCAACTAACGATCTGCGGCTACGGCTCGGGGAATTACCGTGCCGCGACCGGCCGTTGCACGCAGTACTACGCCCCTGCCGAGAACCTGCCGCAGCATATGGTGGAACTCGACGTCGAGGCCCGCCAAGGCGATTCGGGCGGGCCGATCTTCAACTCGCGCGGCGAACTCGCGGGCGTGCTGTTCGGGGCAGGGCAGGGAACGACGCTCGGCAGCTTCGGCGGCCGCGTGGAACACTTCCTGGCGAGCCTGGCGCCGAACATCGGCACGGGAACGCAAGGCGCCGCGGCGATTGCGCATGCCGAGCCGCCGCAATCGCAGCTGGAGGCCGATAACATCAACCGCGGTGCGAGCGCGATGCTAGTGGGAATGCACTCGCCAAGCCGCGGCGCTGATGCATCGGCAATGAAGCATAGTCACTCAAGCGAAGCAGAATCGGCCTTTAGCTTCGCAGCGACGACGAGCCACGGCGATTGGCAGGCAGTCGACGAACATTCAGCAGCGGGCGCGACGCTGCCGGCCGCGACGAATGCAACGATGATGCATGTGGCGGATGGCGGAGCGGTGCGCGGCGGCGGCTTCAGTTGGTTCGAATCGACGAAGAACCTCCTCGCGCTCGTCGGCATTGCGGCGATCGTCGTGCAATCGCTGCGGCTGATTCGCTAA
- a CDS encoding ABC transporter permease: MLLGPIFQVELVAAARQGRQYLVRVIYALIILFVLWVSYSSMSQMQRISGGDAPSISEVAQMATTFFVAFSWVQLLGIIAIAPAMAVGTIATERERRTIEYLFATDLSNFEIVVGKTFARLLIVGQLVLVSLPILFIFRLLGGIPANLLAGSFISAASTALFLTALSVCVSVWSPRSRDAVMRVYRLLAVLLIVPGILSAMLLMVQVQLQQRSAVIEGLQAGLTFVLSLNPVVVLGQSMRSVFAAGVAFDFEPVLKMAAWQVGFSVALIALATHAVRRVHLRDAGRGDAKQQRKLERRRGMETFRWRPELSENGMLWKEAFAPSAKTKLGVLGSFANAIIVVIALGLTAYFFICAKFEILDFNPEAYYIFMAMTTGLLGTGLLLTLAGRSAGLVTLEKERDCWISLLSTPLTGAEIMRAKLLGNLYSARWGFALLMVVWALAATFDVRFLLMLPLLALSFTLAALFVSQVGLHYSLVSSTSLRAMGYTLATVFFVGGGYLFCCCSVAAVGAHNGMDDEAAAIGMAPCIPYLLVAPVIYFMEDMNLRGESEFAVAYIAGIIFYAFANLLLASDLAHSFDRRAGRTVERSEAALGGLA; encoded by the coding sequence ATGCTGCTGGGACCGATCTTTCAAGTTGAACTCGTCGCCGCCGCCCGCCAAGGCCGGCAATACCTGGTGCGGGTGATCTACGCGCTGATCATTCTGTTCGTCTTGTGGGTTTCGTACTCCTCGATGAGCCAGATGCAGCGAATTTCGGGCGGCGATGCGCCCTCGATCAGTGAAGTCGCCCAGATGGCAACGACGTTCTTTGTTGCCTTCAGTTGGGTGCAATTGCTCGGCATCATCGCCATTGCGCCGGCGATGGCCGTCGGCACGATCGCGACGGAGCGCGAGCGGCGGACCATCGAATATTTGTTCGCCACCGACCTGTCGAACTTCGAGATCGTCGTCGGCAAGACGTTCGCACGGCTGCTGATCGTGGGGCAGTTGGTGCTCGTCAGCCTGCCGATTCTGTTCATTTTTCGCTTGCTCGGCGGCATCCCGGCTAACTTGCTGGCTGGTTCGTTCATCTCGGCCGCCAGCACGGCGTTGTTTTTGACCGCTCTGAGCGTGTGCGTCTCGGTTTGGTCGCCCCGTTCCCGCGACGCGGTGATGCGCGTCTACCGCCTCCTGGCCGTGCTGCTGATCGTGCCGGGCATCCTCTCAGCCATGCTATTGATGGTGCAGGTGCAACTTCAGCAACGCTCGGCGGTGATTGAGGGGCTTCAAGCTGGGCTAACATTCGTGCTTTCGCTGAATCCGGTGGTCGTTCTCGGCCAATCGATGCGCAGCGTTTTCGCCGCCGGCGTTGCGTTCGATTTCGAGCCGGTGCTGAAGATGGCGGCCTGGCAGGTGGGATTCTCCGTCGCGCTGATCGCCCTCGCCACTCACGCCGTCCGCCGCGTCCACCTCCGGGACGCCGGTCGCGGCGACGCCAAGCAGCAGCGGAAGCTCGAACGCCGGCGCGGCATGGAAACATTCCGTTGGCGTCCCGAACTCTCAGAGAACGGCATGCTGTGGAAGGAAGCCTTTGCCCCTTCGGCCAAGACGAAGCTTGGCGTTCTCGGCTCGTTCGCGAACGCCATCATCGTCGTCATTGCCCTCGGGTTGACGGCGTACTTCTTCATTTGCGCTAAATTCGAAATCCTCGATTTCAACCCCGAGGCGTATTACATCTTCATGGCGATGACGACGGGATTGCTCGGCACCGGTCTGCTGCTCACGTTGGCGGGGCGGAGCGCGGGGCTGGTGACCTTGGAAAAAGAACGCGACTGCTGGATCTCGCTATTGTCGACTCCGCTCACCGGAGCGGAGATCATGCGCGCCAAACTGCTTGGCAATCTCTATTCGGCGCGGTGGGGCTTTGCGCTGCTGATGGTGGTCTGGGCGTTGGCCGCGACCTTCGATGTTCGTTTCCTGCTGATGTTACCGCTGCTGGCGCTTAGCTTCACGCTCGCCGCACTGTTCGTCTCGCAGGTCGGTTTGCACTATTCGCTCGTTTCGTCGACAAGTTTGCGGGCCATGGGGTACACGCTCGCAACGGTGTTCTTCGTCGGCGGCGGCTACCTGTTTTGCTGCTGCAGCGTCGCGGCGGTGGGCGCTCACAACGGGATGGACGACGAAGCGGCGGCCATCGGCATGGCGCCTTGCATTCCCTACTTGCTCGTCGCGCCGGTGATTTACTTCATGGAAGACATGAATCTTCGCGGCGAGTCGGAGTTCGCAGTCGCCTACATTGCCGGCATTATCTTCTACGCATTCGCCAACCTGTTGCTGGCGTCCGACTTGGCGCACTCGTTCGATCGACGAGCGGGGCGCACGGTCGAACGCTCGGAAGCCGCGCTCGGCGGGCTGGCTTAG
- a CDS encoding NUDIX hydrolase — translation MPEKREISRDAARIVLISTSDRILLFEAKGHRGEHFWLTPGGGLEPGETFEDAARRELWEETGQLLEIGPQIWTRRHVYLWGDAECRQSEHFFVARTAQEAVNGANADSYILSHRWWSLEELAESDALFAPRRLPALLPPILAGDYPATAIDVGV, via the coding sequence ATGCCGGAGAAGCGAGAAATAAGTCGCGACGCGGCGCGGATCGTGCTGATCTCCACGTCCGATCGAATTTTGCTCTTCGAAGCAAAGGGCCATCGCGGCGAGCACTTTTGGCTAACGCCCGGGGGCGGACTGGAGCCTGGAGAGACGTTCGAGGACGCCGCTCGCCGCGAGCTGTGGGAAGAGACGGGGCAGCTCCTTGAGATTGGGCCGCAGATTTGGACCCGGCGTCACGTCTATCTGTGGGGTGACGCTGAGTGCCGGCAAAGCGAACATTTTTTTGTGGCCCGCACCGCGCAGGAAGCGGTCAACGGGGCCAATGCCGACTCGTACATCCTTAGCCACCGCTGGTGGAGCCTGGAGGAACTCGCGGAGTCGGACGCCTTGTTCGCGCCACGCCGTCTGCCGGCGCTCTTGCCGCCGATTCTGGCGGGAGACTATCCCGCGACGGCAATCGACGTCGGCGTTTAA
- a CDS encoding elongation factor G, with amino-acid sequence MVKNIADIRNLAICGHGSAGKTTLIDQLLVETGAVKGNPSVDAGTSVCDFDDEEKQHKHSIEASLVHLDHAGRHFNFLDTPGYPDLVGQMIGALRAVETALIAVDAHAGVKVNTRRAWAEAGSAGCGRIIVLTKLDAENVDFPALVASIKEAFGNGCIPLNVPIGTGDSLSGVVNTLMIPANVEGAVVDPRPIHEALVESIIEVDEQLMERYFAGEMPSDEELSQLMANAVAAGTLTPIVCVSAKKHVGIAELLDLLTLAALAPTAIARHALVNGDDVTLKPDPSAPLAAQVFKTRIDPFVQRLSFLRVYAGTLRRDAIVHAGDARKGVKLGALLEVQGGATHAVDEAGPGDIVAVAKCEDLHTGTTVGDVELPPISFPTPMVGLAVAPKNRGDEVKLSGALHKITEEDRTIHLEHDPETKEMVITGMSELHLLLTKERLKRRDHVEIETHEPKIPYRETVQIEADGSYRHKKQSGGSGQFAEVHARIYPFPEGADPVAFASKERFPQLKNTHYHKASNFLWVDTVVGGSIPGNFMPAIEKGFLERVKSGVIAGFPVQNVCVEVYYGKDHPVDSNETAFRIAASKVLAEIFKKAKPALLEPVVNLHISVPATNVGDVSSDLPGRRGQMVGMESSGGNMTTIEAKAPLSEVTTYARTLSSMTGGQGSFTMDFSHYDVVPGNVQHDVLSKAKLKEEED; translated from the coding sequence ATGGTTAAGAACATTGCGGACATTAGGAACCTTGCCATCTGCGGCCACGGTAGCGCCGGCAAGACGACGCTGATTGATCAGCTGCTCGTCGAAACCGGCGCCGTCAAAGGAAACCCGAGCGTCGACGCCGGCACGAGCGTCTGCGATTTCGACGACGAAGAAAAACAGCACAAACATTCCATCGAGGCCTCGCTCGTTCACCTCGATCACGCCGGCCGCCACTTCAACTTTCTCGACACGCCCGGCTATCCCGACCTGGTTGGTCAAATGATCGGCGCCCTCCGCGCCGTCGAAACCGCCCTCATCGCGGTCGACGCCCACGCCGGCGTCAAAGTCAACACTCGCCGCGCCTGGGCTGAAGCTGGCAGCGCCGGCTGCGGGCGAATCATCGTCCTCACGAAGCTCGACGCCGAGAACGTCGACTTCCCTGCCCTAGTGGCCTCGATCAAGGAAGCGTTCGGCAACGGCTGCATTCCGCTCAACGTTCCCATCGGCACGGGCGATTCGCTCAGCGGCGTCGTCAATACGCTGATGATCCCGGCGAACGTCGAAGGCGCCGTCGTCGATCCGCGGCCGATCCACGAAGCGCTCGTCGAGTCGATCATCGAAGTCGATGAGCAGCTGATGGAACGCTATTTCGCCGGTGAAATGCCGTCGGACGAAGAGCTATCGCAACTGATGGCCAACGCCGTCGCGGCGGGGACGCTCACGCCAATCGTGTGCGTTTCGGCCAAGAAGCACGTCGGCATCGCCGAGCTACTCGATCTGCTGACGCTCGCCGCCCTCGCGCCGACCGCGATCGCTCGCCATGCGCTGGTCAACGGCGACGATGTGACGCTGAAGCCCGATCCTTCGGCCCCCTTGGCGGCGCAAGTTTTCAAAACTCGCATCGATCCGTTCGTCCAACGGCTCAGCTTCCTGCGCGTTTACGCGGGCACGCTCCGCCGCGACGCGATCGTTCACGCCGGCGATGCCCGCAAGGGCGTGAAGCTTGGCGCCTTACTCGAAGTGCAAGGTGGCGCCACGCACGCCGTCGACGAAGCCGGCCCCGGCGACATCGTCGCGGTCGCCAAGTGCGAAGACCTCCACACCGGCACCACCGTCGGCGACGTTGAACTCCCGCCGATCAGCTTCCCCACGCCGATGGTCGGCCTCGCCGTGGCGCCGAAGAATCGGGGCGACGAAGTGAAGCTGTCGGGCGCGCTCCACAAGATCACCGAGGAAGATCGGACGATTCACCTGGAGCACGACCCCGAGACGAAAGAGATGGTCATCACCGGGATGAGCGAGCTTCACCTGCTGCTCACGAAAGAACGGCTCAAGCGACGCGATCATGTCGAAATCGAAACGCACGAGCCGAAGATTCCTTACCGCGAAACGGTGCAGATCGAAGCCGACGGCAGCTACCGTCACAAGAAGCAGTCTGGCGGCAGCGGGCAATTTGCAGAAGTCCACGCCCGCATCTATCCCTTCCCCGAAGGCGCCGATCCGGTGGCGTTTGCCAGCAAAGAGCGGTTTCCGCAGCTGAAGAACACGCACTACCACAAGGCGAGCAACTTTCTCTGGGTCGATACAGTGGTCGGCGGCTCGATCCCCGGCAACTTCATGCCGGCGATCGAGAAGGGGTTTCTCGAACGCGTGAAGAGCGGCGTCATCGCCGGCTTCCCGGTGCAGAACGTCTGCGTCGAGGTTTACTACGGTAAGGATCACCCGGTCGACAGCAACGAAACCGCGTTCCGGATCGCGGCGAGTAAGGTCCTGGCGGAGATTTTTAAAAAGGCGAAGCCGGCGCTATTGGAACCGGTGGTGAACCTTCACATCAGCGTGCCGGCCACGAATGTTGGCGACGTGTCTAGTGATCTGCCCGGTCGCCGCGGCCAGATGGTAGGGATGGAATCCTCGGGCGGGAACATGACGACGATCGAGGCGAAGGCGCCCCTCTCCGAGGTGACGACCTACGCCCGCACCCTCTCCTCGATGACTGGCGGCCAGGGGAGCTTCACGATGGATTTCTCCCACTACGACGTCGTGCCGGGGAACGTCCAGCATGACGTGCTGAGCAAGGCGAAGCTCAAAGAAGAGGAAGATTGA
- the tatC gene encoding twin-arginine translocase subunit TatC, with amino-acid sequence MPMRPEDEARLEESKMSFGAHLEELRRALFKSIAALFIGFLFGLLFANDIVAYVQTPVRDSLQRFYERQAERQQQELAAELAASGHADHGGAVVTAEEMQKSGLIVSQYLIAPDDLRRLIEEQYPQLKQATPPVAAAAAGEERGADAAAAPAQTLNRDELIQLRLFQPADQDQRLRVVGHSTMEPFSIYIKAAFIAGIVFASPFIFYFIWEFIAAGLYRHEQSYVYTYLPISLGLFIGGALLAFFFAFQPMLDFMLWYFEKTETQPDLQLSDWVSFVLMMPLGFGFSFQLPLVMLLLERIGIFTVESYWSKWKFAIIVIMVLAMVLTPSTDPYSMLLMGVPLVGLYFGGIWLCKVAPGKRLDSPGDLLARGV; translated from the coding sequence ATGCCGATGCGACCTGAAGATGAAGCCCGGCTCGAAGAGTCGAAGATGTCGTTCGGCGCTCACCTCGAAGAACTGCGGCGGGCGCTGTTCAAGTCGATCGCCGCGCTGTTCATCGGCTTCTTGTTTGGCCTGCTGTTCGCCAACGACATCGTTGCCTATGTCCAGACGCCCGTACGCGATTCGCTGCAGCGTTTTTACGAACGGCAGGCCGAACGGCAACAGCAAGAGTTAGCGGCGGAACTAGCGGCGAGTGGTCACGCCGATCATGGCGGCGCCGTCGTCACGGCTGAGGAAATGCAAAAGTCGGGGCTGATCGTCTCGCAGTACCTGATCGCCCCCGACGACTTGCGGCGGCTGATCGAAGAGCAGTATCCGCAGCTGAAACAAGCCACGCCGCCCGTGGCCGCGGCCGCCGCAGGTGAAGAGAGGGGAGCCGACGCCGCGGCTGCTCCTGCCCAAACGCTAAATCGCGATGAGCTAATTCAGCTCCGCCTATTCCAACCGGCCGATCAAGACCAGCGGTTGCGGGTGGTCGGGCACAGCACGATGGAACCGTTCTCGATCTACATCAAAGCGGCGTTCATCGCGGGGATCGTGTTTGCCAGCCCGTTCATCTTCTATTTCATCTGGGAGTTTATTGCGGCGGGGCTGTATCGCCACGAACAGAGCTACGTCTATACGTACCTGCCCATTAGCTTGGGCCTGTTCATCGGCGGGGCGCTCTTGGCGTTCTTTTTCGCCTTCCAACCAATGCTCGACTTCATGCTGTGGTACTTCGAGAAGACCGAGACGCAGCCTGATTTGCAGTTGAGCGATTGGGTGAGCTTTGTGTTGATGATGCCGCTCGGCTTCGGCTTTAGCTTCCAACTGCCGCTGGTGATGCTGCTGCTCGAACGGATCGGCATCTTCACCGTAGAGAGTTATTGGTCGAAGTGGAAGTTCGCGATCATCGTGATCATGGTCTTGGCGATGGTCCTCACGCCGTCGACCGATCCCTACAGCATGCTGCTGATGGGCGTGCCGCTGGTTGGCCTATACTTCGGCGGGATCTGGCTCTGCAAGGTGGCGCCAGGCAAACGGCTTGATTCGCCGGGCGATTTGCTGGCGCGCGGAGTTTAA
- the epsC gene encoding serine O-acetyltransferase EpsC codes for MATDFRLKDQLPDITERIVATYDRAGKMNHLDHCPLPRYDEIVAAINELNEIMFPGYRRREGLHHGNIGYYVGDLVDRLHDRLTTQIGRALRHEAGATSICDGPEDYEALGQAKTIQFLDQLPELREILATDVQAAYDGDPACKTPAEVIFCYPGLEAITVYRLAHLLYELSIPFIPRMMSEWAHSRTGIDIHPGATIGRHFFIDHGTGVVVGETSHIGDHVKLYQGVTLGALSFPTDEDGQLVRGQKRHPTLQDGVVVYANATILGGRTVVGHHSVIGSSVWLTRSVEPHTTVVLEAPKLRLRHDTPDDMRPELNYQI; via the coding sequence ATGGCCACCGATTTCCGTCTGAAAGATCAATTGCCCGACATCACCGAGCGGATCGTCGCCACGTACGATCGCGCCGGCAAGATGAACCATCTCGATCACTGCCCGCTGCCGCGCTACGACGAGATCGTCGCCGCGATCAACGAGCTGAACGAAATCATGTTCCCGGGCTACCGTCGCCGCGAGGGACTCCATCACGGCAACATCGGCTATTACGTTGGCGATCTCGTCGATCGGCTGCACGATCGCCTGACGACGCAGATTGGCCGCGCGCTCCGCCACGAAGCCGGCGCGACGAGCATTTGCGACGGCCCCGAGGACTATGAAGCCCTCGGCCAAGCGAAGACGATTCAGTTTCTCGATCAGCTGCCGGAATTGCGCGAAATCCTCGCCACCGACGTGCAGGCCGCCTACGACGGCGACCCCGCCTGCAAGACGCCGGCCGAAGTGATCTTTTGCTATCCGGGCTTGGAGGCGATCACCGTTTACCGGCTTGCCCACCTGCTGTACGAGCTGTCGATCCCGTTCATCCCGCGGATGATGAGCGAGTGGGCTCACAGCCGCACGGGCATCGATATCCATCCGGGCGCGACGATCGGGCGGCACTTTTTCATCGACCACGGCACGGGCGTCGTCGTCGGCGAGACGAGCCACATCGGCGATCATGTGAAGCTGTACCAAGGCGTCACGCTGGGCGCCCTCAGCTTTCCGACCGACGAAGACGGTCAACTCGTCCGCGGCCAAAAACGGCATCCGACTCTACAAGACGGCGTCGTCGTCTACGCTAACGCGACGATCCTCGGCGGCCGCACGGTGGTGGGACATCACTCGGTCATCGGTTCGAGCGTTTGGCTCACTCGCAGCGTCGAGCCGCACACGACCGTGGTGCTTGAGGCGCCGAAGCTCCGCCTCCGCCACGACACGCCCGACGACATGCGCCCCGAGTTGAACTACCAAATCTAA